In Pleuronectes platessa chromosome 8, fPlePla1.1, whole genome shotgun sequence, the genomic stretch GTCGATGTGCTCTTTGAGTTATTTTGGCAGGCTGGCCACTCCTGGGAAGGTTTACCActgttccaagtcttctccatatgtggataatggctcttaccgtggttcactgaagtcccaaagccttagaaatggctttgtaaccctttccagactgatacatgtcaattactttgtttttcatctgtttttgaatttctttagatTGCGGCATTATGTGTTGCTTTTGAGATCTTTTAGCCTACTCCCCTGGGTGAGACAGGTTCTATTTAAGCAATATCTTTATTCAACAGGTCTGGCAGTAATCAGGCCTGGGTGTGGTTAGTGAAATTTAATTCAGCTTTCAAAAAAATTTTGTTAATCAcaattcattcatgatttatcatgggagggcaattactttttcacatagggccaggtaggtttggatagcttttttcccttaataaatgaaatcatcatttcaaaactgcattttatattaactctggttatctttgtctaatattaaaaaaaaattaatgatctgaaacatttaagtgtgacaaatatgcaaaaacataagaaaccaggtagggggcaaatactttttcacagcactgtagtAAGACTGCCCGTAGTAAATTTTATAACATCTGGTACATTCACTTTGACTCTCTGATTTACTGAaccgattttggtggtcaaaggtcaagttcatGGTGGCCTTATATAAATCTGGGTAAATAAGTATGTAAAAATATACTACCTAATACTGGACATACTAcgcttttaaaatacattttaaggaTATTGTGTGAAAAATAAGTTTGAGCATGTTTTTTCCAGCGACCCCCAATAATTTTGTTGTTGAGGCTTTCAGGGGGTCTCAAGTGTCAATCAAGGGTTCTCATGGCCCTGAGACGCCCCGTATTTCGCACCACAGGTGTCATTGCTTATCATCTGGCTAATACCAACCATGGTGAAGCTGGTGGGGCGTCATCATGCATAGGAATGCTATATAGGGAATCTTGTCAGAAGTGAGGGAAGGATGAATGCATCTGAATACAATGAGGAAGAAAGTTTGTTGCAGGATAAACACAACCAGAGACTGGAGTGATTGTTCAGCTTTTACTCAAACAACGAACCCAAAGCAAACAAGCAAGACAACACTAGAGCGGCTTCAGGATACGTCTTTGGCTGTCCCTGAGTGGACCAGCCAAAGGTCAGACATAACCCTGGAAATGTAACAGACACTTCTCATCAATAATTTGTTGATTGAGTATTGAATACGATCTATAATATGATGAAGTATAAAAACTTGAGagatgtgaagctgctgagattgtgattatttaataaatttGAACCTTTGATTGTCTGGAGTGGTTTGCATAACTGTATGCCACTGCTTATCACAGTTGTTATTTGAACTTGACGTTTTCATACCACAATCACTTGCTAGTTTATTACAACTGTGACCTTAAGGTAAGACTAATATCAACTCTGAATTCAAATTGAGGTTAGGATGCTGGTTTGACATGGTGATTGGATGACAGCATAtaaggaacaaaataaattgGGGAATTGGGGGAGGACTGGAATTATTACGAGTAAGAACTGAGAATTTTCATGGTaaaattttaaatgtattaaaaaaaaaaattaaacgaGAATAAAAACTCTTACATTTATGtcaaatgtattaattatttGCATCAAGAATAACAGTGCAAAAGACAGATCAAAGGATGTTGTGATATCTACAGGCAATTCAAATGAGATTTGTAATTTATTGAGTAATCTTTTTTTACATGAGCTTCAATATCATGTCTGTCTGCTCTTCATTGCGTCGCCATCTTCAGCCCCCCAGCCTCAACAGTCTGCCCCCTATATTCTGGGATAAAAATCCAATTAATTCCAAAGGGTTTTAGTATGTTCTGTGTAAATGTCGGACATTTTACTCAGAGTTTCTGACCTTTCATCTCACAGATTTGTATCTGTACAAGCTCGGATATTGTAATCGAAATTTACTTCATAACTTCTTAGTTTAAGCTTACAGCTAACTTTTCAATCTAGGGTACAGCTCAACATAAACTTTATGGTGCACCCACTGTCTAGCATGTGACCTTTTGCTCTACTCTGGTTTTACTGTGTTTGTCCTTTGCTCCaagaacacagacacaacaccctcACCATACATGATACTATTTCCTCTCCAACACATTGAGGATGCAGCTTATAAGTCACAGCTTTACAGACGATAAGTTCCATACACAGAACAATACATTCACACACCCCCCTCTTCATGTTTTGGGGTCAGGCGGTAACCCACATTGAGACActtaaatatttcatcacacTTGCAACATCCACCTTGCTTGTGccatcctttctgcagaaagcttttacaaatacatttacaaagaCAACTTGTCTCAGAACCTTGTTTGTTGACCAAATTTCCACCACAATATTCAGTTTATATTCTCTAAAAGAAACCTCCCTTCCCCCTAGTTCTGGGAAAATAGGATTTGTAATAGGTCAGAGAGGCTGCATGTTGATAGAACAGTATGTATCaacttttaaaaatgattttgtCACAATATATTGTGTAATAAGATTGATATTAGCTTTCCAAAACTCATTCGTTGTAGATTACAAGACAATTTTTCTATTGagatactcgaccattactgacaattaTCAATCAATTAAATTCATCCATTATGCTActaagtgtttattctaatcaatgctgcaaatacccttatctttctgatgttctcctttacacgtggcatcttTTGCACTTCTCACCATCCTGGGAGcaggatccctcacatgtatctctctctgaggtttctacgttctttttaccctgtaccccttactcttgttgaggattaaggacagaggaggtCACACCTTTTTAAAGCTCTATGAGACTAATTGTGGTTTGTGAATACGATATTTATTATACAAATCTAATTTTATTGATAGTTGAACTCAACAGGCCAATTAATCAATTATACATCTTTCTATTGCCATTGAACCATACtgtatgttttcatatttatggGGCATGAAGCAGAAAATTATTTACATTAACATCCagcttgtttgttgtttgcagGAGGCCCAGAGTTGCAGCATCCCGTTGTCACTTCATTTAGAAGTTGAATGGACCAAATATGGATCCTTGGTGAATGCCCAGCCCCAGATTGTGAGCATCAAAGAAGTTGTCCAAACCAACACCACCAGCTTTGTATGAATCACTTTTTCAAAGACTGTCAGGTTTTAACAGAAAAATGAACAAGGCAATGTAAAGTTAATCCTCTGTACAACTCTGTTTTTTTCCTACAGGCCCTGTtgtctggcagcagcagcatcctgacAATCAGCATGTCAGTGGCCTTCACACCAGTGTCGGCTGCTGCTCTTCCTGGTTACAATGCTATGCCCACCATCGATGCCAAACTACCCTATGACTTCTTCTCCCCTTTTGTCTGATCCAAGAGTTATCTAACAGTTCATACAGGTTCCACATACACTGGTACAGGACATTTTTGAAGTTCTGTTTGTAAAATCAATTTAATACTGTTAATAGTGTACATATACATTTTGTAAGATTATTTAACATTgttgaataaatgaaaaaaaattccacacttatttaaCATTCGTTCTTATTTTACAGAACAGTTCTTCtcaatgtcactcagtagatgTAGATTTTGGTTTATGTGCATGTTATCAGTATAAAGaaagtttaaattatttacaGGCAAGTTAATTATGTGGCCTCATAACTTTACATTCTCATCCAGTAGCATCAGAATAATTGGCATTCATTAGATACATGCAGTACTTTCACTGGTTTCCATCACTCCAGGTTTCCATGGACACACTGACTGATATTATAAATGAGATGATTACACTAAATGCCTTCACCCAACTGTACAGTTGATGTAAAGATTCTGTGAACAGGTAATAGGAATACTGAAATAAGGTCTACTATAAAAGTTTATGAAGGAGTATATagtttgaaaattaaaaacaatggtGCAGAAAGGAACAtaatataaatgacattgaaCAGTAGGTCCCCTGAAGTTACTTTGATGAGTTAGAAGTCTATGCCGTGCTTCTTCAGGACGGCTTcaagtttctgtttctcttgttCCTATGCCAAAGAGACAGATgcaggagacagagaagagTCAGACTAATGGTGAACCTCATTAAATCTTTGACCAAATAATACATGTTATTTATTATCTGGTCCTCCCACTGAAAGTAGCTTATACatcttataatattttttttttcaggaccaAAACATCacccaacaaaaacattttttcctGCTGCCAGCCTCAGCCACATGCTCTCCCACATATATCACAATAAATCCCATGTATATGTATGTTAATGTGAAAAATTGGCACTGATGTATGTTTGCATGCATGAAGCAGTTTAGGAATTACCAGTTTATCGGTGCGCTCCTGTAGCTCAGTGACTCTCTGAACGAGGTGGTCGTAGCTTTCCTTGAGCTTGTGGAGCCTCTGGTCTGCACGGGTTTTCACTGACAACAGGATTCCTGCAATGCAGTCAAATACAAAGGAAATGGCCAGTTTACCAGTCTCAACAGTCAAACTGGACTGGGGAGGAGTTAGGCTGTGCGGTAGGCGACATTTGTAGTCTGTGTGCCTGCAGCCTACAGTCTTATACTGTCTATAATGTATCATAACACTCACCATCATCTTTATTGGTCGTTATAATGATATTTTTTCATCTTTGGATGTGAATCTATCAAAAATAATGACACATTCTGTAAACTCAGCTGTTAATATTTCATCTATATTTATCCCCAGTCATTTCATGTGACAGTTTATGTTGCGGGTGGTAAAAAGCCATCAGAGATGCCAGCTCCTCCCTAAAGCTGTACTTTGATGCAACAGCACTTTGAGCCTAATGCTAACATACTGATGTTTCGCAGGCTGTGTTTATCATGAGGTGAACTTTACCTCAGTGATGCTCAGATTTAGCGAATTAGCAGCAAAAGCACAAAGGACTCTTCTTAATGATCTAAGCTCATGGTGACATGGAATTTAGTTAGTgtccaaatccacttttgtTCATTTAACAATGGAACTAAAAGGTCCCTACCAGGTGTTTGGTTCAAAAGGGATGTCCTCAGTCCCTTAATGTAACATAGGTGTGTTttaataaaccaatcagagtgccATCTCCCATTCCCTTATGAAGAAAGATGAGTTGACACCTTGGTGGATTGATATGATAAGAGTTTTTTCCAGATAGTGAGTAAAAAGCTTCTTGAACAGACCACGGTGTCACTTTGAACTCAAGCAGATCATCTGTGTGTTTCAAGCAGAGTCTGTGCTCATTGTGCAGCTTAGTAGGTGCATGGCACTATGTTGATAATGAGACTGAAAACAGTGAAATACCGCATCATTGATTAAGGACTTAATTTGGTTGCTCGGCCAATTTCCACCACCCCAAGAAAGCAATGTGTGAACACTATACCTCAGTTAAAGACTTACAGAAGAATCAGAAACAGAAGGACATTTAGAACTACAGAACTACATTTAACCCTGTGGTGCACTAGATTCAATGGGAATGTACTACACTGTAAAcctgctgttagtttgtgtctGCTCCCCTAAAGGGACAGACTGAATAGCCCAAACAATAGCTGGATATAATATCTATTCCAGTCAGTCTGAGTCAGGCAGTCACAGCAGTCCTGAAAACTACAGCAGGtccacacaatcacaaaatccTCACTTCACTTCACAGTGACTCAGGGCGGCTCATTCAGCAGCTGTGGTTCactgaacatttatttttgaatttagTTTCAGTTTCCACAAAGTAGATATTTTAGACCTGCAGCTCAAACGGAACCACTTACAACAAGTaaatactgcacacacacaacatcgcAGCTGTATGATCTCTGATTTTTTCATGCAGACCAAATACtacttattaattatttattttttatgttacaTGGAAAAATAGGTTAATTTTAAATGCACCCTGATCTGTGGAGTATGGCATTTGgctcctatgtatgttgtaacGTATATTATGGAGGTGAAAAATAAGCTGAATCTGACTGTAGAGCAACAGAACTCACCGGGCTAAAAGTTTAAATATGCTTTAGCTACAATGAACTTGATCATGATCATGAATTGAGAAATAgctgaattttttattatttgatgtaaaatatatttaatattctcaaatactttacatgcatatatagtAATTCTGTTCCAGACTACAACACTTACAATagggtgagtgagtgagtgaacagacagacacagacagacagcgtTACTAACCATTGATAATTCTGGCCACCCTCCAGAGTCGCAGTAGGATGAGGAGACCCATCCCATCAAAGGCATCCTCGTGGAAAAGGACGACAATGTCCAACACAAAGGACACCACCACAACCAAACCATCAAATACTTCAAACTTGTGTTGGAAGAACTCCAGGCGGTAAGCAAAAAGCTTACCAGCCAGCTCCACCATGAAGAAAGTGAGTAGAGCCAGACTCAGGTAGTGAAATACCTGCAGCAACAAAAACTTGCTGGTTACTTTTGGTTGTAGTTGTAATTGTGGCTTTTCTGTGAGGAAGTGGTCAATTCAGTGTCGTACCTGACGAGCAATGTGGTCATGTTCCAGATGGATAACCGACAGATCTATAAGCAACTCTGCCAGAACAAACATGGCATCCAGGATGACCAAACACACCACCAACACCTGAAAGCAACATGAGATAGAGTCAGGAGAATTGTTGGCAGGCAGACTatggtttgatttaaataactaAAGCCAGAAGATCCTCccatattataatatattctaAAAAGTGTAACAATTTAAGTAAATTCTGTCctcttcttcagatgtaataaaacaacagaaaaaacataaaatgcctccatactgctcatgtggtgtcatccaattgTTCACAatcccgacattcaaattcaactttttagcctaaatgtcctctgatagccTCCTCGGAGGCGCAATCACATACGGACGGGGACACgggaacaaaacacacactctcgctCAAAGGCACATCCTGGGTGCACATTTATGTGGCTATGTATGCTAGCATTGTAACATCAAGTAGAtttttaggctaaaaacatgtaaatgtcaacttgtaaacaaagaaaatgaGTGAATAtaaatttttcggtgaactatccctttaaatagCTGCTCAATGTGGAACGCGTTTTGAGTACTTTTAGTTTGTTGTACATAAAGTAGCCTCAGTAAAGATTCTGAGTATTTTCTTTGGgtttaaatacaatttgattgattgattgtatatcaaatatatacatataattttattaggagaggacagagagtaAGCTGTGAAGGGGGGCAGATAGAGAGTGGGGGAAGACATGGCCGCAGTTCAGAATCGAGCCCAGGTGGGCTCGATTGCTGCCCATTGAGGCCTCACCTCAATGCAGCTTTAAGGTGAGGTATATGCTGCCCAACAAATTTTTTAAGATGTCAATCTGGACAATAATGATGGGCATTATTTCCCTCTTCAATAATAATCTAATCAAGCCAGCGCACACACATCAGTGGATTATAAGTGGAAACATCACAAATCTAGCTTTCAAATCTCAATTACACTGCTCTAACAACAGCTACTTGAACAGATGGACAGACATGTGTGACAGACCTGGAACCGCTCAGAGGTGTAGAGTCTCTTCAGTGAATCCCTGAAGGTCAGTGTTGTTGGGAACAGTCCTGTGGCCGGGCTCAGCTCCTCGCTGATCGCATGCAGCTCTTCTTCAAACGGAGCCGGCTGCTCATCACCAACAGTGGTGAAATGCCTCAAGTATTGAGCCATACCAGCAGGCTCTATGAAAGTAGAGGCCCACGTCCCACCTCAGCTCACCTCACAGgctgtaataaaacaaaagggTGCTCTTCAGTTCAAAGGTGTATCAGAGGCTGTTCAGTAAGATCAAACTCAGATTATTTATACAGTTTCATGAACTGTAACTTACAAGATGTTGTTACTTAGTAGCTCCTCTGCCTTTTGCACCTGATAACAGCAAAAAGGTTAATATATGAAGGTTTGCCAAAATTTTTCACTGACTTCTTCAAATTTGCTAAACATGTCAGCATCTGTGCAGATTTCTTCATAAGACAATCTGAGTTGACTTCTCTTTTTTAGATTGTCCTGAAGTTGTTAATGAGAAAGACAATCCTCTCAGGCAACGCTGAAGGGAAGctgcgtgtgtctctcttcATGTTTCACCCCCATAAGAAGTGCTTGTTGAGGGGGAGAAGTCAGAAGAGTGTTTACGGTTGATGACATCCACTAAACATCCTCATagccctcagcagcagcagcagcagcagcctgtaaGGTAGATCTCACtgctgcagcctctctctcaGGACATTAGGATATTGAAGCTTGCAGCTAGACTGAAA encodes the following:
- the hvcn1 gene encoding voltage-gated hydrogen channel 1, yielding MAQYLRHFTTVGDEQPAPFEEELHAISEELSPATGLFPTTLTFRDSLKRLYTSERFQVLVVCLVILDAMFVLAELLIDLSVIHLEHDHIARQVFHYLSLALLTFFMVELAGKLFAYRLEFFQHKFEVFDGLVVVVSFVLDIVVLFHEDAFDGMGLLILLRLWRVARIINGILLSVKTRADQRLHKLKESYDHLVQRVTELQERTDKLEQEKQKLEAVLKKHGIDF